DNA from Lates calcarifer isolate ASB-BC8 linkage group LG14, TLL_Latcal_v3, whole genome shotgun sequence:
ATTAATTTTAGGATAGGATTAAGATTTGGATTATAAGAATGCAGATCAATACACGCAGCCATTTAACACTTGTTTTGAGAGTTCTTTGCTCTGTTTGGTGGAGAAACAAATATCATCCATGCAGGAAAAATGTTCTCTAAGCATACTAAGAAAGAGATTTTCAGCAAGATCTACAATAAGGGTGAACAGGATGAACTGGGAAAGAACTGGACAACAAATTTCTAAAATGCATGAATAAACAGCCTCATAGGCCAATCAAAAATTATCCTTTATTTCATTACTTTTTCAAAATGCAGGAGACAAGGctacaaacaggaaatgaactgCTCCTCCCAGCGCTCAAAACTGTTtcatacacaacacaacaactctTCATCTCATACTTTTTTACTTTCACTACAAGTCACCACCaccttcatcatcttcatcctcatcaccaTCATCTGTCCCTTGTGCCGTGtgatcttttttcttctcttcctcttcttccttctcctcctcctcctccttttcttcttcttcttcacctgtCTCATCTTCTTTCTTGGTGTCATCTTTCTGGTGAAACTCCTGGTATATCCCAGTCAGAGCTTTTGCTGCTTCTAAAGACACTTTTAGACTCCCTATCACTGTTTTGTCTTCATCCATACTCATGactggaggaaacagaaaaccacaggCAGAAATGGTataagaaaactgaaaaagaaactgttcaCACACAATTCAAGTAGGAATATGAAAGAGCATCCGCCATAGCCTGaatatgtgtatttgtacaaattctttcattttcattaataatCAAATACAGAATAATCAAAGTGACAGAATGTAAAACATACACACTACCAATACCTACTGTCAATCTCCTGTTCAGtaacatcatttcctgtgagaAGCAATTCTTGTAGATCCAGAAAAGCATGTCCGACATCCACACactcctcatcatcatccatcGGCTCACTGACCACTGTGAACTTTAACCTGGcatgagacacacagacatatatatgttttttttgtggtttaagTCTACAGACATCCATAAAGAGAAGGGACTTAATTTGTAAAATTATATTACCTGCCCTGGTTGGGGTCAGTGCCCTCCAGCATGGTGTAAAGATACTGTCTGAGTGGAGCTGACTGTGAACCATCCACATAGATCACTGAGAGACAACAGAGAGATTTGGGGTATGTACTGTAAGTgagctgtaaaaatgaaaactttataGAACCACAAAAAGCTCATCAACTCTCACCTCGGGTGAAGTTGTAGTGAACCTCCTCCCCCTTTGTGGGTTTACGGAGGGACATGGGCGTCTCTGTTGTCTCCATGGGAATGCCCAGCAGCCGATACTCCACGTAAACACGCTGCACTGACTTGTCCAGCGCCACGCGAGAGGAAGGTTCAAAGGTCAGGGACAGAATCTCAACTCTCATCTTGTCTCCCTGAAATGCAGtgacattcagttcatgaacagtcactgatgcagaaacacactgacatctgACTGACATATAACACGACAACGTGATGTTCAGGTTGTCCTTTGCTAATACATATTCTCTCACTGTTGCTTGTACCTTTCTCATTTTTCGTTTAGGTGGAATGATGATTATGTCACTTTGTGAGGAACTTGAATCTGAAGACTCATGAGCTCCACtgtctcctgcagcagctgtatagttaaaaaaaaacatgagaagaactggatttatttcattttaaactcGACCGGTTGAGCTGAAAATTAAAGCCCGTCAGTATGTGACAGCTTCAGAGGTGTTCCATGCATATTTTGCTTATTCCAACAATAGCAGAATGAGGTTTCCAATTACTGAGAGAAACTCAGAGTGGGTATTTACAGGCCtattatgtgtttgtgaataCTTACCACTCTCACTCttcccctcttcttcctcctcttcatcccctGACACCTGATCCACAGAGAGAAGGTCCtgagaagaagaaatgacaaACGAGCCCATGCACCAGTCAGCTTTCAACTAGTGTCTTCTAATATGTAGTTACTCTCACCTCTCCTTCCACAACAATGTTTTAACTGATGTTTATTCCCTGTGAAAATGACTCTACCAGAGGTTGTTTTAAGGCCTGTGAGGAGAAACTGAATGAGTTCCTACCTGAGTCCTGGCAGAGCTTCTCCTCGACAGTGTGGTTGGTGATTGTCTGGGAGACGTTCCAGCTGAAGATCTTAAATAAgattatgtcatttttaaaatatattttcattattttatgttaCAATAGAGAGACAATGGAGTgtttatgaaagaaaaaaaatcttacttgCTAGGTGACAAACGAGAGGGTGTGGCCAGTCTTGGCTCAGGTGTCAGACGGTGTTTGCCCTGGTAATGTTCAGGTGACCTCTTGGTGgatctcttcctgtctgtggacTGACGACTATCCAGAGGTTTCACAGAGACAGTTTGCTCTGATCGTATGCTCTGTGAACTTTTCTGTCTGACAGGTGGAGGCCGAGGCTGTAAAGAGAAGAATGTACTAGTAAACAAAgttcatgaaaacacacagttcagCTGTGAATATATAATTTGTAGGTGCTTAAACATTACCTGggcttttgtctctttctgtacCACTTTGGTTTCTCGTGGCTCAAGTAGCTGAGTCTGtggaaaaggcaaagaaaaacaggaataaagCTAGTGAACTGATAAATCCCAAACTTTTTGACACAGCAGAATTTAAAATTACCTTTGCTCTGGGCTTGGCTATGGGCCTCTGTGACATCTcagcctcttctctcctcctctcctccctctcagtgCTTTCCATTGTCCTGTCCTGTCTTCCTTGTCTACCCATCAAGTTGTCCGTTGGCTGGAAGGGGTACTTCCATTTTATTATGACCCTGACCATACCTCGAGGTCCACCTGCTGGATCCCTCAGGACATAGTCACCtgacaggacagagaggaacatTTCCAGACTGCTGAGTAGGTTGTTTAAGACCAGCTCCTGTGGATCTTTAAAGTGCTAATTGTGAAATGCAGATACTTTTTTACTGaaaggcattttttttctaactatgaaaacaatgtgttggCTTCCACCTTCATCTAACTTGATGCTAGCTTGACACCTCACCTCTGATTTCCCTGCCTGTAGCCAGGGCTCGCAGTGGGATGGGGGTCTTGGCCAGATAGGCTGGTGGTATCTGGTCATCGTTGTCATCAAACACATATACCCAAAGACTGCTAGACCTGGGCAGAGGTGCAGTTGaatctttttaatattttgcaAAAATAGAGATTCtattacagtaaaatgaatTGTCTTAAGAACTTGTAAGACTGgtctaatattttttttatcatattcCTGAATTTGGGCCAAGACTAAAACAACTCAAAAATATACACCATACCTCAAGTAGTGCAACACATCAGCTGTTACTGCCAGTGGAAAGTTGGTGGTATCATTGAACATGGGGTCAGCAGTGCTGTGGACTGTTTGAGAGACGTGAGGTGGCAGGTCGTATAACCTGTACGTCACGTATGCATCAGGAAGTAGTCCTGGCCAGCGAGCGCTGAGGCCCACACAGCGCTGCAGCGTAACCACCAACTCATTGGGGATCCCTCCACCATAGTCATGTAACTCCTGCCATGATTAACAAATAATGTCATAAACACAGCACAGGATTAGAGACAGAACATCCTAGTTTACAAGATGAtttcatcaaaaatattttgaaaaaaatattttatagctTTGTATTGTGCGAATCATTTGTCCCCAGAaaggcaacagcagcaaaactaGACAAGAACTGGAAATCAGAACCAAAACTAAATATATTGCAATACCAttagagaaaagagaaatatgttttttgtttagaACTTCTTGTCCCTGTCTTACCTCATGGCTGCTTTCTTGCCAACCATAAGATATCTGCACGGGACTCTTCTTTGCTGCTGTTCTTCTTTCAGCTGGTCTCTCTATCACAGCCTCCATGGGTTCAGCAGGAGGGTACAGGCGCACCCAGAAATCCACAACACCAATGATTTCACCTTCAGGGCCTTGtggaaagacacagaaagacacacagttCTGTGAATGAGCTGATGTCTGTATTTTTCAAACCATTGGAGATTAGCAAACACAGGTAATTAGCGGGGTATTATGGTGCACAATATCTTATATAAAAGGTGTCAACAGACTGTATGCAGGGGAAGAGGcatcaaatattttattactgtttgAGCGTCCACAATGACTTACCTGTGATACCGACACGTCCACTGATAcgctcccctctcctctccatggCACCCATGAGAGACATCTGCCCACTTCCATGTGTCATAAACCTGACCCCTCCTAATGCCTGGTGGAGCTCCACTCTAACCCTTGACCCCTGTCCTCCCAGTTTGCCCAGATCGCGGGGTGTTAGAGCATAGCGGGACGTGAAGCTGTAGCTGGGCTGGCTGCCTGACACCAGAGGAGTGGAGTG
Protein-coding regions in this window:
- the rpgrip1 gene encoding protein fantom; this translates as MSPVMDETAGDLPVRDVGLMRGGLMPTVPDTLRDVKPWKKHHVMKTKDPQRLFRFPREHLEDLCLRLQEENSVLKQHTRTQEQRLRRMSTRLMRLRQARPGSSGVKDRDMEDTIQELEARVAMLESQKGVLQNKLSLAKQHIMDLGGRTPYKLSKGKSMEVEGAVRRAAQTAPPRYGPTMEDNRVEMERLSSMTEQVRVAELELTAQSLRDTLREKEKEIEGTMREMRKQQADRHRITIRENVDLIRLQKQLSEKSTALRVTQEKFNHLQEVFEKQLEESQRSLKESQGALLEKVEEMTEQLKQERQRALALEGQLTTATLSLQTLDKLQERIKDLEGERDLIKENYDTLLERTLSGQGRYDGHVEKSSKVDHRSEDVGENIYRMDIRRLEETLQAEREERRRLELEKEELRHEKQILEEQRERAGEISVMTRDKREPLEQEIVRYKEQISALQDRLDSVTKEFDMSVEELSETLLQIKAFRMQQESREGLQFLWTEGKAEDLPHELVNIQASHAETVLELQKTRNLLLLEHQISKDLQEELNMVSQRMEREREESRRRMADKDKLLSKRALQINALQDQLKELAYGPRNQKQAIPIQYIWSAGDQEVVQPIEDDMSFSQLRAGESLLEIHLKAATFTPGGLRTMGRMRAGVLSGEDIVTFCTYSLLDFEVHSTPLVSGSQPSYSFTSRYALTPRDLGKLGGQGSRVRVELHQALGGVRFMTHGSGQMSLMGAMERRGERISGRVGITGPEGEIIGVVDFWVRLYPPAEPMEAVIERPAERRTAAKKSPVQISYGWQESSHEELHDYGGGIPNELVVTLQRCVGLSARWPGLLPDAYVTYRLYDLPPHVSQTVHSTADPMFNDTTNFPLAVTADVLHYLRSSSLWVYVFDDNDDQIPPAYLAKTPIPLRALATGREIRGDYVLRDPAGGPRGMVRVIIKWKYPFQPTDNLMGRQGRQDRTMESTEREERRREEAEMSQRPIAKPRAKTQLLEPRETKVVQKETKAQPRPPPVRQKSSQSIRSEQTVSVKPLDSRQSTDRKRSTKRSPEHYQGKHRLTPEPRLATPSRLSPSKSSAGTSPRQSPTTLSRRSSARTQDLLSVDQVSGDEEEEEEGKSESAAAGDSGAHESSDSSSSQSDIIIIPPKRKMRKGDKMRVEILSLTFEPSSRVALDKSVQRVYVEYRLLGIPMETTETPMSLRKPTKGEEVHYNFTRVIYVDGSQSAPLRQYLYTMLEGTDPNQGRLKFTVVSEPMDDDEECVDVGHAFLDLQELLLTGNDVTEQEIDIMSMDEDKTVIGSLKVSLEAAKALTGIYQEFHQKDDTKKEDETGEEEEEKEEEEEKEEEEEKKKDHTAQGTDDGDEDEDDEGGGDL